A genome region from Gigantopelta aegis isolate Gae_Host chromosome 3, Gae_host_genome, whole genome shotgun sequence includes the following:
- the LOC121366607 gene encoding uncharacterized protein LOC121366607 — protein MEVEHNNLDSEIETTKTKPMTYFLYPTLDASELKTFLEENRASDACVQKALADVRVVNPNTPPLAVDADETSLEDNRCRSHLSARTEVDASRLSEADSTNISLDWFDDTYEVSKCTHTCSDDKSVIMNSGRRDGSNNVKNHKYTSVNFENKKRNRFLGFLTSMLRQTREQLIPKCMSRKAMPLG, from the coding sequence GATTCAGAAATCGAGACGACCAAAACTAAACCCATGACATATTTTCTGTATCCCACACTTGACGCATCagagttaaaaacatttctggAAGAAAACAGAGCCTCTGATGCATGCGTCCAGAAGGCCTTGGCAGACGTGCGTGTCGTCAACCCAAATACCCCGCCTCTCGCTGTAGACGCAGACGAGACATCGTTAGAAGACAACAGATGCCGATCACATCTTTCAGCAAGGACAGAAGTGGACGCATCGCGTTTATCAGAGGCAGATAGCACAAACATATCCCTGGATTGGTTTGATGATACGTATGAAGTATCCAagtgtacacacacgtgttctGACGATAAGTCTGTAATAATGAACAGCGGTCGCCGTGATGGGTCCAATAACGTAAAGAACCATAAGTACACATCCGTGAACTTTGAGAACAAGAAAAGGAACAGGTTTTTAGGATTCTTGACATCAATGCTAAGACAGACACGTGAACAATTAATTCCAAAATGCATGAGCAGGAAGGCCATGCCATTGGGCTGA